The sequence GTACCTTAGCCGCCAAGCACATTCGTGTTAGAATTGTGTAAAGTTGACGTGCAGGTGGGCACTGATGCGGGTGTCCACTGTTATGCGAGGGGTGGCGAATGCCTCCAGTAAAAATGAATAGACCTGAGGTGTTTCGCCAGAAGGGTGTCCGGTATGTCATCCATCTCGCCATCTGACATTGCCTATCGAATGTTGCGACTCGAACAACAGTTGGAGTCGTATCAACGTTTGCATGCAGAAGAACTAGCCGAGATGCGCCGCGCCCTCGAAGAATTAAAAGATCAAGTTCTCGCGCTTGCCACCGAAAAAGAGAAAGATCAAGTCGCGCCCGGCAAGTAAAATTCGGCGAATGACCGCCACAACCGCATCGTTCTTTTCTGAATGCGCAATTATTTTGTGGAAGAGAAGACGATGAATGACTTGGCAGAAACACGCGAACGCCGGTTAAGTCGGCAAGGCGTTTCACGACGCGATGTCAATTTCTGTTCGCCCCACGAAATTGTGACGCGCGCATGCACGAACGCCGCCACGACGATTCCCGTCAACGCGTCATCGTTTAATCGCGGCTGGTTCGTCGCGGCTCCCAATCCGACTGGCGCAGTCGGTGTGAAAGATGCCATCCCCGGCATCACCCTGCGCAATCTCCCTGGTTGTTTCGCTCATTTCGGTCTTCCTCTCTTCGCATCCAGCAAACGCATTCACGATAACTGCGAACGCCGCGCGCATTTTGACGCGGGTCAGTCCGTCGAATTTCGCCGACCGCGTGCAAGCGCAAACGCTCGCGCGTTTGACCTTTGCAAGGTGGGTTGGTCGCGATGGATCAGGGAGGTGATATGGCGCAATCAAACGTAGATTGGCAAACCACAAGATTGGTTAAAGGGGGAGGAAATTAGAATGAGCATTTCACGACGTGATTTTCTCAAACTCGGCGGCGCTGCGGCAGGCGGACTGTTGATCGGAACCGGTCTACCGAACACCGTGTCCGCCGGTGGAGAAGATCCAAAATTTCTTTTGCACAAAAAGGTCGGCGAGATCACGACGATCTGCACGTACTGCGCGGTCGGTTGCGGTCAGGTCGTCGGCGTGCAGGGCGGCAAGGTCGTCAACGTCGAAGGCGACCCGGATCATCCGATCAATCGCGGCACGCTGTGCAGTAAGGGTGCGGCGAACTGGCAGGTCATCTACAGTCCCGAACGCGTGACGCATGTGCAGTATCGCGCGCCAGGTTCCGACAAGTGGGAAGCGAAACCCTGGGACTGGGCGCTCGACCGCATCGCGCAAAAAATCAAAGAGACACGCGACAAGAATTTCATCGCGAAAGACAAGGACGGCGCAACCGTCAATCGGCTCGAAGCGATTGCGTACATGGGCGGCGCGCAACACACCAACGAAGAAGTCTATTCCTGGGTCAAAGCCGCGCGCGCGCTCGGCATCGTCTACCTCGAACATCAGGCGCGGATCTGACACTCCAGCACCGTCGCCAGTTTGGCGGCAGCGTTTGGACGTGGCGCGATGACGAATCACATCGCCGATTTTGCGAACTCGGATGTGATTTGGATTATGGGCGGCAACCCTGCCGAAAATCATCCAGTCGCTTTCAAGTGGATCACCAAAGCGATGGAAAGGGGCGCGAAACTGATCGTCGTGGATCCGCGCGTGACGCGCAGTGCATCGGCGGCAACACTGTACGCGCCGATTCGCTCCGGCACCGACATCGCGTTTATGGGCGGGATGATGAGTTACATCCTGGAAAACAAACTCTACCAGGAAGAGTACGTGCGCGAGTACACGAACGCCTCGTTCCTCGTCAACCCCAAGTTCGAATTCAACGATGGTTTGTTCAGCGGCTACAATCCGACGACGAAGGCGTACGACAAAGCAACGTGGACGTATCAACTTGATGACAAGGGCATCCCCAAGCGCGACCTCACGTTGAGCGATCCACAATGCGTTCTTCAACTGATGAAGAAACATTATTCGCGCTACACCTTCGATAAGGTCTCCGCGATCACCGGCACGCCGAAAGGTTTGTTGGAGCAAGTGTACAAAATGTACTCCGAGACCGGCAAGCCGGACAAGGCGGGTGCGATCATTTACGCGATGGGACAGACCCAGCATTCGTACGGCACACAAAACGTCGAGTCGCTCGCGCTCGTGCAGTTGTTGTTGGGCAACGTCGGCGTCGCCGGCGGGCAGGTCGCGGCGATGCGCGGCTTGCACAACGTGCAGGGTTCGACCGATATGGCGGCGCTGTATCACAACTTGCCCGGCTATCTCGCCGCGCCGACCGTGCGCGATCAATCGCTCGCCGATTACTTGAAACGCGTTGTGCCAACGACGAGCGATCCCAAGAGTTTGAACTGGTGGAAGAACTATTCCAAGTACATCGTCAGTCAACTCAAGGCGTGGTTCGGTGATGCAGCCACCAAGGACAACGATTTCGCGTTCAACTGGTTACCCAAGACGGCGGCAGGCAAAGATTACTCGCACATTCCGCTCTTTGAAGCGATGAAAGCCGGCGATATCAAAGGGTTTATCGTTATCGGACAAAACCCGGCGGTCGGCGGACCGAATGCGGGCATGGAACGCGAGGCGCTCGCGAAACTCGATTGGATGGTCGTCTCGGAATTGTGGGAAACGGAAACGACGGCGTTCTGGAAACGACCGGGCGCAAAGCCGGCGGACATCCAGACCGAAGTGTTCTTGCTCCCCGCCGCGTCCTGGGTCGAGCGCGAAGGAAGCGTCACAAATACCGGACGCTGGGTGCAGTGGCGCAACAAGGCGATTGATCCGGTCGGCGACAGCAAACCGGATTTGTGGATCGCGAATCAAATTATGAATCGCGTGCGCGCGCTGTACGCGAAAGAAGTCGGCGCGTTCGCCGATCCAATCACGAAACTCGATTGGAATTACGGCGACGGTTTGCCGAACGCGCACTCGATTGCAAAAGAGATCAACGGTCGCGCGGTCGTGGACGTGAAAGACGACAAGGGTGTGGTGTTGATCGCGCAAGGCAAGCAAGTGCCGGCATTCGCGTCTCTGCGCGATGATGGCACGACGACGTGCGGCAGTTGGATCTATTGCGGTTACTATACCGATGCTGGGAATATGACGGCGCGGCGCGACCATAGCGACCCGACCGGCTTGTATCTCTATTCCGGCTGGGCGTGGAATTGGCCCGTCAATCGGCGCATCCTCTACAATCGCGCATCGCTCAGCCCGGCGGGCGTGCCCTGGGATCCAAAACGTGCGCCGCTCAAATGGAATCCGGAAACGAAAGCATTTTCGGGTGATGTGGTGGATGGCGGCGGCGCGCCCGACGCGATCTATCCGTTCATTATGAACAACGAAGGCGTCGCGCGACTCTTTGCCGCCGGTCTCGCCGAAGGTCCGTTCCCCGAACATTACGAAGCGTGGGAAAGCCCGGCGACGAATCTGATGTCGAAACAACAGATCAACCCGGTGGCGAAAATCTGGGAATCGGATTCGAACAAGCGAAGCGACGCGAGCAAGTACCCCATCGTCGGCACGACGTATCGTTTGAGCGAGCACATGCAAGCCGGCGCGATGAGCCGCAATCTTCCATGGCTCGTCGAAACGCAACCCGCACCGTTCGTCGAAATGAGCGAGCAACTCGCGGCGGAAAAAGGAATCAAGAATGGCGACCGCGTGATCGTCGAAAACACGCGCGGCAAAGTCGAAATGATCGCCGTTGTGACCAAGCGCTTCAAGCCGTTCAACATCAATGGCAAAACTGTGCACCAGGTCGGCTTGATTTGGCACTGGGGTTACGAAGGCGTGTCCACCGGCGACAGCGCGAACAGTTTGACGCCGCACGTCGGCGACGCGAACACGACGATTCCCGAATACAAGGCGTGGTTGTGCGATGTGAGGAAGGTGTGACATGGCAAAAGCAATGCTGATAGATACTTCGATCTGCATCGGTTGCAAGGGATGCCAGGTCGCGTGCAAAGAGTGGTGGAATCTCGCACCGACGAAAACGACCCAGGTCGGCACGTACGAAAATCCGCTCGACCTGAGCGCGGATACGTTGACGCGTATCCGGTTCAACGAGTACGAAGCGGGCGGCAGGGTGCGCTGGCTGTTCTTGAAATGGGGTTGTCTGCAATGCGCGAATGCCGCGTGCGTGGATGTGTGTCCGACTGCCGCGCTCAAGAAAAATGAAATGGGCTTTGTCTCGCTCGAACGCGATTTGTGTAATGGTTGCGGCTACTGTTCGCAAGCGTGCCCGTTCAACATACCGCGTCTCGAAACGATCAACGCGCTCACTGGCGAAGCCAAAGCGACGAAATGCACGTTCTGCCAGGATCGCGTCACGAACGAGTTGACGCCCGCGTGCGTCAAGACGTGTCCCGCGGCGGCGCTCGGATTCAACGATCGCGACAAGGTGCTCGCAACTGCCAAAGTGCGCGTCGAGGACTTGAAGAAACTGGGTTATGCCGAAGCGCGCGTGTACGGCGAAACCGAACTCGGCGGGTTGGGGCGCGTGTACGTGTTGACCGCGCCCGCGTCGGCGTACGGCTTGCCGGAAAAACCGGAATATCCGGTGTTGGCGAACCTGTGGCAAAACGTCGTGCAACCATTCGGCTACGTTGCGACTGGATTAGTGGCGGCAGGTCTCGCGCTCAACTGGTTTGCGACGCGCCGCGCGCAACTCGGCGATGTGGAGACGATCACGCCGGAGAAATAAAGTGCGTTGAATAGTTTTCTAGTTGCATCGTTGGATAGTTGGAGCGACAACTATTCAACGATCCAACTATGCAACTATCGAAACGGAGAAACGAAAATGTCATCAATCGCAACGGATATCCAAGCGCGCGCGCGTCAGGTGTTGGTGCTGCGCTTTACCAGCGCGGAACGCGTCGCGCACTGGGTTCACTTTGTCGCATTCACGGTTCTGCTGGGAACGGGTTTGTTCATCTACGCGCCGTTCCTCAAAGCATTCGCGGTCGGCGAAGCCGGGATGGCGGCGCGGCTCGCGCATCGCCTCGCCGCGGTCGCGTTCATCAGCGCGCCCGTCATTTATCTCGTCTTTTCGCCGCGCGAGTTTTGCTACTCGCTCAAAGAATCGTTCACCTGGGGCAAGGACGATACGGGCTGGTTGCAGAATGCGTGGAACTATTACGCGCACGGCAAAGCTGGCACGATGCCGCCGCAAGGCAAGTACAACGCGGGACAAAAATTCAACGCGCTGACGCAGATCATCACATTCGGGTTGTTCGTCATTACCGGGTTCGTGATGTGGTTCGGCAAGGGGAGCGTTGCGCCCGACGTGTTCATGTGGAGCGTCCTGGTTCACGATCTCTCGGTCATTGCGACCGTGTTGCTGTTCATGCTCCATCTCTATCTCGTCGCGGTGCATCCGCTGATGCGCGAATCCATCACGGCGATGTTCGAAGGCACCGTGACGGAAGAATTCGCGCGCCAACATCACGGCAAGTGGCTGGCAGAGCGCGTGTATCGCAAGCGGGAAAAGTAGAGAACGGTTGCGGTAGCGTTCTTGGAAAACGCGAGGCGTGAAACGGACTGCATATTGCATCGTGCGTTTCACGCCCCGTATGATTTCCAGCGCGAGTGAATCCGGCGCGATCAAGGAACGCGTCGTTCGATTCCCTCGACGCGATCGAAATCTTCGTTGTAACTCAGAATGGTTTTGATTTTCTGTCGTTCCATGTGTGCCACGGAAAGTGCGTCTTCAAAATCGAACGAGGTGGTCGCATAGAGGTCGAGCGCGCGTAGGAAGGCGCGACGATGTGGAAGTTTCAGCGCCGGTAAACTGACCAGGGGCAGCAGCAACGCGCGCACATTCTCGCGCGGTTGATTGTAGAGCGCACGCGAAGAGAGAACGTAAACGATCTCCGCCAGTACGGATTTTGAAGTGACCAACCGGATTTCTTTGCGCTTGACGCGCTGAAAAAGTTCGTAGCACCGCTCCGCTTTTGTCGCATCGTCTTTTGTCAAATAGCGCAGAATGACGTTCGTGTCGAGGAACTCCATCTGCGCGCTCCTTTGTGTTGTTTCTTGGTTTTGCTGACTCGATAGTGCGCGCGTTCCTCACGCGCTTGGCGGCGAACCCCTTTCCAATTCGTGGGACGCGACAGTGGCTTGACCGCGCCATAGACGGATTCGAGCGTCATGTCGGCAGGCACTAGTTCAACACGCCCTTCGTTCGGTAACACGAAAGGTCACGCGGTCGGATGGCTTGATGCCAAGCAGTTGGCGGATGGCGAGCGGTATAGTTACCTGTCCTTTTTGGGTCACCGTGGTAAGATGTTCCTGCATTTCCAAACGCCCGTGTGCAATTATTACTTTGAACAGAAGTAATACTAGCGCATTCATGTTGGTAAGGCAAGTCGCTTTGTGTTGGTCGGGCTGGCGCCTTGACGCGCTGTCTCTTTTGGGCTACACTCGCGTCAGCCAAGTTGATTCGCCAATTGGGCGATGGAGTGGGGTCTTGCATTCTGCTGAAACTCTATCCATTCTCAAATCCAAACGCGCGCGGCGACCTGAACTCGCGGGCGCGCTCGATATGTACATCGCGATTCTGGAAGCGCGGGCGGTAATCGAATTACCATTTACCAATTACCCTTTCTCTGCCGACGATATTGACGCATGCCTCGCACGCGGCGAGCCGCTGTTGCGTGTGGACGAACTCACTTTCGATTGGGACGCAGTCGCGCGACTCGCGCGAACGATTTGCGCCATCGCGGCGCGCTATCGCCCCGAAGCCGCCGACGCGTTCGCCGAACTCGCGCGCGAATTCGAATCGCCCGCGCGCACAAAAGAACTCGCGCGCGCGTTCCTCGCGCCCGAAACAATCGAATTGCCACTTACCAATTACCAATTACTTGCGTTTGTTCTCACCCATGCGCTTCACCCCTGGCTCTCCGCGCCCGCGCGCGCGCTCCAATCATCGGTGCGTGCGGACGCGTGGCAGCGCGGCAACTGTCCGATCTGCGGCGGCGAACCGGATTTTGCCGCGCTCACCCAAGAAGGTGGCGCGTGGCGTTTACTCTGCGCGCGATGCGATGCCGAATGGACATGCCCGCGCGCACATTGTCCGTTTTGTGGCGCGGAACCGATCGCGTACTTTCCGAGCCAAGATGGCGCGTATCGGCTGTACGGGTGCGATCGTTGCAAACGCTACCTCAAAACGATTGATCTGCGCGAATTCGCGCGCGAGGCGTGTCTGCCTGCCGAGCGCGTGTTGACGATTGGAATGGATGTTGCCGCGCTGGAAGCGGGCTATCAGAGCGCTTGACGCGTGCGCGCAAATTTGCCGGACTGGGCGTTATCGCTAAAATGAAAGCAAATCCCGGTGAGGTGGAGAGCGTATGCACGAAATCGGCATCGCACAAGACATGCTCAGGATCGCGCTCGACTATGCGGCAAAGCACCATGCCAAGCGCATCCTGGGTTTCCATGTTGAGATGAGCGCGCTGGCGGATGAAAGCGATGACGCACTGCGGTTTCATCTCGACATGCTGACGCGGGGCACACTGGCGGAAGGCGCGCGCATCGAAGTCACGCAAGCGCCGGTGCAAGCCAAGTGTTTCGAATGTGGAAACGATTTCCAATTGACGACCGATATCGCGATTTGCCCGCGGTGTTCCAGTATGCAGGTCAACATTGTGGATGCCGACGAGTTTCGACTCGCGAGTATCGAGATCGAATAGATTGACAAAATGATGCTACGGCGAATTCATATCACCGGCGTCGTGCAAGGCGTCGGGTTTCGCCCGTTTGTGTACCAGCTCGCGACGCGCGCGCGTCTGGGCGGCTGGGTTGCGAACACGTCGTCTGGTGTGGACATCGAGGTCGAAGGCGATGCCGCCGCGCTCGACGCGTTTACCCGCGCGCTGTCCGACGAAAAACCGACGCTCGCGCGTATTGATTCGCTCCAATCCCAGGATGGTTCGTCGAATGGCGCCGCGCACTTTGCCGGATTTGAAATTCGCGCGAGCGTTCCGCAAGCCGGCGCGTTTCAACCGATTTCCCCCGATATTTCAATTTGCCCCGATTGTCTGCGCGAATTGTTCGACCCCCACGACCGACGTTATCGGTACCCGTTCATCAATTGCACGAACTGCGGTCCGCGCTTTACGATCATTCGCGATATTCCCTACGACCGCCCGCTCACGACGATGCGCGATTTCGCGATGTGCGACGATTGCGCGCGCGAATATCACGATCCGCTCAATCGCCGCTTTCACGCGCAGCCGGTCGCGTGTGCCAAGTGTGGTCCTAAAATTTGGCTAGAGCCGAATTCGGAATTCAAAATTCGGAATTACGATTTCATCGAACAGACGCGCCGCATACTCGCCGCCGGACACATCGTCGCGATCAAAGGACTCGGCGGTTTTCATCTCGCGTGCGATGCGACGAATGATAAAGCCGTGATGAAATTGCGCGAACGCAAGGGGCGCGTGGACAAGCCGTTCGCGTTGATGGCGTACGATGTCGCGGCAGTCGAATCATTTTGTTTTGTGTCCAACGCCGAGCGCGTGCTCCTCGAATCACACGCGCGTCCGATTGTGCTGTTGCGACGCCGTCCCAACGCGCCGATCAGCGAGCACATTGCGCCGCACAACGATTTTCTCGGTGTGATGTTGCCGTACACGCCGTTGCACTATTTGCTAATGGCGGATGGCAAATCGGCAAATGCGGACCCAGGAATTCCGAATTTCCCAACCGCGCTCGTGATGACCTCGGGCAACTACTCCGAGGAACCCATCGCAACCGACAACGCCGACGCGCGCGAACGACTTGCGAATCTCGCGGATTACTTTTTGCTGCACGACCGCGATATTGAAACGCGCGCGGACGATTCAGTTGTGCGTGTGATTTCCCTCCCCAGCGAAGCGGGGGAGGGTCAGGGTGGGGGTTGGGTCGGGGTAGAATACCCGCTTCGCCGTTCGCGCGGGTACGCGCCGTACCCGGTTAAACTGCCGTTTGCGACGCGTCCGACGCTCGCGGTTGGTGCGGA is a genomic window of Chloroflexota bacterium containing:
- the fdnG gene encoding formate dehydrogenase-N subunit alpha; this encodes MSISRRDFLKLGGAAAGGLLIGTGLPNTVSAGGEDPKFLLHKKVGEITTICTYCAVGCGQVVGVQGGKVVNVEGDPDHPINRGTLCSKGAANWQVIYSPERVTHVQYRAPGSDKWEAKPWDWALDRIAQKIKETRDKNFIAKDKDGATVNRLEAIAYMGGAQHTNEEVYSWVKAARALGIVYLEHQARIUHSSTVASLAAAFGRGAMTNHIADFANSDVIWIMGGNPAENHPVAFKWITKAMERGAKLIVVDPRVTRSASAATLYAPIRSGTDIAFMGGMMSYILENKLYQEEYVREYTNASFLVNPKFEFNDGLFSGYNPTTKAYDKATWTYQLDDKGIPKRDLTLSDPQCVLQLMKKHYSRYTFDKVSAITGTPKGLLEQVYKMYSETGKPDKAGAIIYAMGQTQHSYGTQNVESLALVQLLLGNVGVAGGQVAAMRGLHNVQGSTDMAALYHNLPGYLAAPTVRDQSLADYLKRVVPTTSDPKSLNWWKNYSKYIVSQLKAWFGDAATKDNDFAFNWLPKTAAGKDYSHIPLFEAMKAGDIKGFIVIGQNPAVGGPNAGMEREALAKLDWMVVSELWETETTAFWKRPGAKPADIQTEVFLLPAASWVEREGSVTNTGRWVQWRNKAIDPVGDSKPDLWIANQIMNRVRALYAKEVGAFADPITKLDWNYGDGLPNAHSIAKEINGRAVVDVKDDKGVVLIAQGKQVPAFASLRDDGTTTCGSWIYCGYYTDAGNMTARRDHSDPTGLYLYSGWAWNWPVNRRILYNRASLSPAGVPWDPKRAPLKWNPETKAFSGDVVDGGGAPDAIYPFIMNNEGVARLFAAGLAEGPFPEHYEAWESPATNLMSKQQINPVAKIWESDSNKRSDASKYPIVGTTYRLSEHMQAGAMSRNLPWLVETQPAPFVEMSEQLAAEKGIKNGDRVIVENTRGKVEMIAVVTKRFKPFNINGKTVHQVGLIWHWGYEGVSTGDSANSLTPHVGDANTTIPEYKAWLCDVRKV
- a CDS encoding 4Fe-4S dicluster domain-containing protein — protein: MAKAMLIDTSICIGCKGCQVACKEWWNLAPTKTTQVGTYENPLDLSADTLTRIRFNEYEAGGRVRWLFLKWGCLQCANAACVDVCPTAALKKNEMGFVSLERDLCNGCGYCSQACPFNIPRLETINALTGEAKATKCTFCQDRVTNELTPACVKTCPAAALGFNDRDKVLATAKVRVEDLKKLGYAEARVYGETELGGLGRVYVLTAPASAYGLPEKPEYPVLANLWQNVVQPFGYVATGLVAAGLALNWFATRRAQLGDVETITPEK
- a CDS encoding cytochrome b/b6 domain-containing protein — protein: MSSIATDIQARARQVLVLRFTSAERVAHWVHFVAFTVLLGTGLFIYAPFLKAFAVGEAGMAARLAHRLAAVAFISAPVIYLVFSPREFCYSLKESFTWGKDDTGWLQNAWNYYAHGKAGTMPPQGKYNAGQKFNALTQIITFGLFVITGFVMWFGKGSVAPDVFMWSVLVHDLSVIATVLLFMLHLYLVAVHPLMRESITAMFEGTVTEEFARQHHGKWLAERVYRKREK
- a CDS encoding PIN domain-containing protein; the protein is MEFLDTNVILRYLTKDDATKAERCYELFQRVKRKEIRLVTSKSVLAEIVYVLSSRALYNQPRENVRALLLPLVSLPALKLPHRRAFLRALDLYATTSFDFEDALSVAHMERQKIKTILSYNEDFDRVEGIERRVP
- a CDS encoding AbrB/MazE/SpoVT family DNA-binding domain-containing protein translates to MQEHLTTVTQKGQVTIPLAIRQLLGIKPSDRVTFRVTERRAC
- a CDS encoding formate dehydrogenase accessory protein FdhE, with the translated sequence MHSAETLSILKSKRARRPELAGALDMYIAILEARAVIELPFTNYPFSADDIDACLARGEPLLRVDELTFDWDAVARLARTICAIAARYRPEAADAFAELAREFESPARTKELARAFLAPETIELPLTNYQLLAFVLTHALHPWLSAPARALQSSVRADAWQRGNCPICGGEPDFAALTQEGGAWRLLCARCDAEWTCPRAHCPFCGAEPIAYFPSQDGAYRLYGCDRCKRYLKTIDLREFAREACLPAERVLTIGMDVAALEAGYQSA
- the hypA gene encoding hydrogenase maturation nickel metallochaperone HypA, which codes for MHEIGIAQDMLRIALDYAAKHHAKRILGFHVEMSALADESDDALRFHLDMLTRGTLAEGARIEVTQAPVQAKCFECGNDFQLTTDIAICPRCSSMQVNIVDADEFRLASIEIE
- the hypF gene encoding carbamoyltransferase HypF, with protein sequence MMLRRIHITGVVQGVGFRPFVYQLATRARLGGWVANTSSGVDIEVEGDAAALDAFTRALSDEKPTLARIDSLQSQDGSSNGAAHFAGFEIRASVPQAGAFQPISPDISICPDCLRELFDPHDRRYRYPFINCTNCGPRFTIIRDIPYDRPLTTMRDFAMCDDCAREYHDPLNRRFHAQPVACAKCGPKIWLEPNSEFKIRNYDFIEQTRRILAAGHIVAIKGLGGFHLACDATNDKAVMKLRERKGRVDKPFALMAYDVAAVESFCFVSNAERVLLESHARPIVLLRRRPNAPISEHIAPHNDFLGVMLPYTPLHYLLMADGKSANADPGIPNFPTALVMTSGNYSEEPIATDNADARERLANLADYFLLHDRDIETRADDSVVRVISLPSEAGEGQGGGWVGVEYPLRRSRGYAPYPVKLPFATRPTLAVGAELKNTFCVTRERYAFLSQHIGDLENFPTLESFEQQIEHFKRLFRIEPEIIAHDLHPEYLSTKYAKTNYELRTPALAGGARVANYAIQHHHAHIASCMAENNVPRDERVIGIALDGTGYGTDGKIWGGEFLITNYAHFTRAAHLAYVPLPGGDVGIKRVYRGALAHLHHAGITWDDDLPCVAACNETERGVIRHQIETGFNAPLTSSMGRLFDAIAAIIGVRATINYEAQAAIELEHLVVEDLEAAYQVSIANYQFPIEIDPASVIRATVADYRKRVPPWVIASKFHNAVALMLRDVAVMLREREGLNRVALSGGVFQNVTLLTRAVALLRDANFDVLIHRLVPPNDAGISLGQAAIANAI